CAACCCGCGTTCAGCGCGCTCGATCGCCTCACATAGCATCGCATCGGAGATTTTCTCCTTGCGGGCAAACCTGTGAAACCTGCTGCTCTTGAAGACTCTCACCGTCGCTCCGTCATATATAACACTTAGCGCCACACTTCAAGGCTTTCCGTCGCCTGCTGCTGCCTTGCTGGCAATCAGGCATTATGCTTTTGCAGCAAGTCGGCAAGCGCCTCCCGCATGAGGTCTTCAATTGAGCGGTCGGTGTCGGCTGACAGCCGTTTAACCCGGCGATGGTCTTCCGGCTCGACCACGACCGTCACTCGTTTCATTCCGGCCCGCGTGGCGGCATGGTAACGCTTGCCCTCGGCACGATCCGGGGCCGGCATAGGGGTGGCTTCCACGATCGGCGCGGCGGGCGGCGGCGTCTGCGCACCCACGGCTTTCATGCTCTCGGCTAAACTCGGTCTTTTCGACATGGCCTTATCCCGTCAACATTGCCAGTTTGCCAGCAATACCACTATGCCTCATTGCTGGCAATACAGATTGCCGTCAAATCAGCAATCTGCCTTTTAGCCAGGTCAACAGTTCGGACACTTCCTCGCTGGCTTTACCGCCCGGCTCATACTCTGGCGCGGTTTTGCCGGCCGTGAGCGCATGTCCGAAAGCGGCTCGCTGCTGGAAGGCAACGGGCGCAACCTCCAAGCCGTGAACCTGAACGGCCTCCCGCGCATCGGCTAGGAGCTGCGTAGCGCG
This window of the Chelatococcus sp. HY11 genome carries:
- a CDS encoding ribbon-helix-helix domain-containing protein; protein product: MSKRPSLAESMKAVGAQTPPPAAPIVEATPMPAPDRAEGKRYHAATRAGMKRVTVVVEPEDHRRVKRLSADTDRSIEDLMREALADLLQKHNA
- a CDS encoding type II toxin-antitoxin system RelE/ParE family toxin; this translates as MALSVIYDGATVRVFKSSRFHRFARKEKISDAMLCEAIERAERGL